A genomic region of Thermodesulfitimonas autotrophica contains the following coding sequences:
- the selB gene encoding selenocysteine-specific translation elongation factor produces the protein MKSVTIGTAGHVDHGKTALVKALTGIDTDRLKEEKERGISIELGFAYLDLPSGIRAGIVDVPGHERFIKNMLAGVGGIDLVLLVIAADEGVMPQTREHLDIIQLLGVERGVVALTKVDLVDAEWLGLVLGEVREYLAGTVLAAAPVIPVSAVTGEGLGELIAALDRAVQEVQERPAGGPVRLPIDRVFTVAGFGTVVTGTLVSGTVNEGDTLTVLPQGITGRVRSLQVHKQKARSARAGQRVAVNLAGVEREAVQRGNVLATPGAFRTSHRLDARVFLLPAARPLKNRARVRFHLGTAEVMGRAVLLDRDELAPGASAYAQLLLEEPVVADRQDRFVLRSFSPLETIGGGVVLDPAAERHKRFRPEVLDRLRTLESGSPAEKVLQQLGAAEAPREVSFLAAATGMPPEEVTRQVQELAAAGRVKVLPVENQLFVLDARFYDKLKQRIGEILNAYHREFPLREGYPKEELRSRLFPDVPARVFQTLLQALADDGLVELRGQAVALAGFGRVLPPATERLLAQLAALYREARFQPPGWKEAAARLKIPPEEAGEYLAYLLRNNTLVKIDGDLIFHAAALREAQDIVVAVLRRQGEISVAEVRDLLKTSRKFALPLLEYFDQKRVTRRVGDKRVLLKK, from the coding sequence GTGAAATCGGTTACCATCGGCACGGCCGGGCACGTCGATCACGGCAAGACGGCGCTGGTCAAGGCCCTCACCGGAATCGACACCGACCGTCTTAAAGAAGAAAAAGAGCGGGGCATCTCGATCGAACTCGGGTTTGCCTACCTTGACCTGCCGAGCGGTATCAGGGCGGGTATTGTTGATGTTCCCGGGCACGAGCGCTTCATTAAAAACATGCTGGCGGGCGTAGGCGGCATCGACCTCGTGCTCCTCGTGATCGCGGCCGACGAGGGCGTAATGCCGCAGACCAGGGAGCACCTCGACATTATTCAGCTCCTCGGCGTCGAGCGCGGCGTGGTAGCGCTCACCAAGGTCGATCTTGTGGATGCCGAATGGCTGGGGCTGGTATTGGGGGAAGTCCGGGAGTATCTTGCCGGGACGGTGCTTGCAGCGGCGCCGGTAATTCCCGTTTCGGCGGTTACGGGAGAGGGGTTGGGGGAACTCATCGCGGCGCTCGACCGTGCTGTTCAGGAGGTTCAGGAGCGACCTGCCGGGGGGCCGGTGCGGTTACCAATCGACCGGGTATTCACGGTCGCCGGCTTCGGAACGGTGGTGACCGGCACCCTGGTTTCCGGAACGGTTAACGAGGGAGATACCCTGACCGTGCTGCCCCAGGGCATCACCGGCCGCGTCCGTTCCTTACAGGTCCACAAGCAGAAGGCGCGTAGCGCGCGGGCCGGCCAGCGCGTGGCGGTCAACTTAGCGGGGGTCGAGCGGGAAGCGGTGCAGCGGGGCAACGTCCTGGCCACCCCCGGCGCTTTTAGGACCTCCCACCGGCTTGACGCGCGGGTTTTCCTCCTGCCTGCGGCACGCCCGCTCAAGAACCGGGCGCGGGTGCGCTTTCACCTCGGCACGGCCGAGGTTATGGGGCGGGCGGTGCTCCTCGACCGCGACGAACTGGCCCCGGGCGCTTCCGCCTACGCCCAGCTTCTCCTTGAGGAACCGGTGGTGGCGGACCGGCAGGACCGCTTTGTGCTGCGGTCTTTCTCCCCGTTAGAGACGATCGGCGGCGGCGTAGTGCTTGACCCGGCGGCTGAGCGGCACAAGCGCTTCCGGCCGGAAGTGCTCGACCGCCTGCGAACGTTAGAGTCGGGTTCGCCTGCCGAAAAAGTGCTCCAGCAATTGGGCGCGGCAGAGGCGCCGCGAGAGGTGAGTTTCCTAGCCGCGGCGACCGGTATGCCGCCGGAAGAGGTCACGCGCCAGGTACAGGAGCTCGCGGCTGCGGGCCGCGTGAAGGTTTTGCCGGTAGAAAATCAGCTTTTTGTTCTGGACGCCCGGTTTTACGACAAGCTGAAGCAGAGAATAGGGGAGATTCTCAACGCCTACCACCGGGAGTTCCCGCTGCGCGAAGGCTATCCGAAGGAGGAGCTCCGGTCGCGCCTCTTCCCCGATGTCCCGGCCCGCGTTTTCCAGACGCTGCTGCAGGCGCTGGCCGACGACGGGCTGGTGGAGCTCCGGGGTCAAGCGGTGGCGCTAGCCGGCTTTGGCCGGGTGCTGCCGCCGGCGACGGAGCGCTTACTCGCTCAGTTAGCGGCGCTTTACCGGGAGGCGCGCTTTCAGCCGCCGGGCTGGAAAGAAGCGGCGGCCCGCCTCAAGATTCCGCCGGAGGAGGCGGGGGAATATCTCGCCTACCTCCTCCGCAACAACACCCTGGTGAAAATCGACGGGGACCTGATTTTTCACGCGGCGGCCTTGCGGGAAGCGCAGGATATAGTCGTGGCGGTCCTGCGGCGACAGGGCGAGATCTCCGTTGCCGAGGTGCGCGACCTGTTGAAAACCTCCCGGAAGTTCGCCCTCCCGCTGCTCGAGTACTTCGACCAGAAGCGGGTGACGCGGCGCGTGGGCGATAAAAGAGTCCTGCTTAAAAAATAG
- a CDS encoding UbiA-like polyprenyltransferase, producing MAFSGVLNPSWKKFKIFLAMIKFEHTIFALPFAYIGALLTGKRLPSAHDLFWITVAMVGARTAAMSLNRLIDREIDAKNPRTANRALPQGLLAAREVWVYVFLSCGLLLVAAWQLSPLALKLSPLAVLILWFYSYTKRFTWACHFYLGLTLALAPVGAWVAITNGFALPPVLLGLGVLFWVAGFDIVYACMDYDFDRREGLFSLPARFGIGPALWVARGCHVLAPLFFALTGKLLGLGAFYWTGVAVAVALLFYEHRLVRADDLSRVGIAFFNLNGLLSTGMLVFTLLDILW from the coding sequence ATGGCCTTTAGCGGGGTTTTGAACCCTTCATGGAAAAAGTTTAAGATTTTTCTCGCGATGATCAAGTTTGAGCATACCATTTTCGCGCTTCCTTTTGCCTACATCGGGGCCCTCCTAACGGGGAAGAGGCTGCCTTCAGCCCACGACCTTTTCTGGATTACGGTGGCGATGGTGGGAGCCAGGACGGCGGCGATGTCGCTGAACCGGCTCATCGACCGGGAGATAGACGCGAAAAATCCCCGCACGGCTAACCGCGCGTTGCCGCAGGGGCTACTTGCGGCCCGGGAGGTGTGGGTGTACGTTTTTCTCTCTTGCGGCCTGCTGTTAGTGGCGGCGTGGCAGCTCAGTCCCCTGGCGCTCAAACTCTCTCCGCTTGCCGTTCTTATCCTCTGGTTTTACTCCTACACCAAGCGTTTTACCTGGGCGTGCCATTTCTACCTGGGCCTGACCCTGGCCCTTGCCCCCGTCGGCGCTTGGGTGGCGATCACCAATGGGTTTGCTCTGCCACCGGTGCTCCTAGGTCTAGGGGTGCTCTTCTGGGTCGCCGGCTTCGACATCGTTTACGCCTGCATGGACTATGACTTCGACCGGCGGGAGGGCCTCTTTTCGCTGCCGGCCCGGTTCGGAATCGGGCCGGCGCTTTGGGTGGCGCGGGGCTGCCACGTTTTGGCGCCGCTCTTTTTCGCCCTCACCGGTAAGCTTTTAGGACTCGGTGCCTTCTACTGGACCGGCGTTGCCGTAGCCGTGGCGCTCCTCTTTTACGAGCACCGGCTGGTCCGGGCGGACGACCTTTCGCGCGTGGGTATTGCCTTCTTTAACCTGAACGGCCTGCTTAGCACGGGGATGCTTGTCTTTACCCTGCTCGATATCCTTTGGTAG
- the mqnE gene encoding aminofutalosine synthase MqnE codes for MAEIWQLDGALQEIAGKVAAGERLDREDALTLYRSNDLLALGYLSAVVKKRRHGERVYFAVNHHLNYSNVCVNGCRFCAFSRAPGEAGAYTLSLDAVEAKLFRMKELGVRELHIVGGLNPELDLGYFEKLLRRAREILPGVTLKALTAVEVDFLARRHGLSITEVLSRLKEAGLDCLPGGGAEVFAPRVRELICPRKISGDKWLAIHAAAHRLGIPTNATLLYGHLETVAERVDHLLALRRLQDETGGFLSFVPLAFHPRNTALAGQVKECPTGFDDLKTIAIARLLLDNFPHVKAYWVMLGPKIAQIALHFGADDLEGTVVEEKITHSAGAESPEWLARQELVELIRTAGYVPVERDALYNTVREGF; via the coding sequence TTGGCCGAAATATGGCAACTGGACGGGGCCCTGCAGGAAATAGCCGGTAAGGTTGCGGCGGGAGAGCGGCTTGACCGGGAAGACGCGCTCACCCTATACCGGTCAAACGACCTGCTGGCCTTAGGATACCTATCCGCGGTGGTGAAGAAACGACGCCACGGCGAGCGGGTCTACTTCGCTGTCAACCACCACCTTAATTATTCCAACGTTTGCGTTAACGGCTGCCGGTTTTGCGCCTTCAGCCGCGCTCCGGGCGAGGCGGGCGCCTACACCCTGTCGCTTGACGCGGTGGAGGCGAAGCTTTTCCGGATGAAGGAGCTCGGCGTGCGCGAGTTGCACATCGTCGGGGGGCTCAACCCGGAGCTGGATCTCGGCTACTTCGAGAAGCTGCTGCGGCGGGCGCGGGAAATCCTGCCCGGTGTGACGCTAAAAGCGCTTACCGCCGTCGAGGTCGATTTTTTGGCGCGGCGCCACGGATTGTCAATAACGGAAGTTCTATCACGCCTGAAGGAGGCGGGGCTTGACTGCCTGCCGGGGGGCGGCGCCGAAGTTTTTGCGCCCCGTGTCCGCGAGCTTATTTGCCCGCGGAAGATCAGCGGTGACAAGTGGCTCGCCATCCACGCCGCCGCCCACCGCCTCGGGATTCCGACGAACGCCACCCTGCTTTACGGACACCTCGAAACGGTTGCGGAGCGGGTGGACCACCTGCTCGCCCTCCGCCGCTTGCAGGACGAAACGGGCGGCTTTTTGAGCTTCGTGCCCTTGGCCTTTCACCCCCGCAACACGGCGCTCGCGGGGCAGGTAAAGGAATGCCCTACGGGTTTCGACGACTTAAAGACCATCGCCATAGCCCGGCTGCTTCTCGACAACTTCCCGCACGTTAAAGCCTACTGGGTGATGCTCGGGCCAAAGATTGCCCAGATTGCGCTCCACTTTGGTGCCGACGACCTCGAGGGGACGGTGGTGGAGGAAAAAATCACCCATAGCGCCGGGGCCGAAAGCCCCGAGTGGCTGGCCCGGCAGGAACTGGTGGAACTTATCAGGACGGCGGGCTACGTGCCTGTGGAGCGCGACGCCCTCTATAACACCGTGAGGGAGGGGTTTTAA
- the mqnC gene encoding cyclic dehypoxanthinyl futalosine synthase, which yields MASPEKLLARAVAGERLSETEGVQLYYETDLLSLGRAADLIRRRLHPEGYVTFVIDRNINYTNVCQSGCLFCAFYRREDDPDAYVLSHDEIMRKIEELVAQGGTQVLIQGGLHPRLNLAYFTSLFRAIKARFPVHIHSLSPPEIVHLARLEGLPVREVLERLKEAGLDSLPGGGAEILVNRVRRVISPRKISWQEWAAVMVTAAKLGLFASATMMFGTVETPEERVRHIIRIRQIQDQTGGFTAFIPWSYQPGNTALGGSTPPVVEYLRVLALARVLLDNVPNIQASWVTQGARVGQVALAFGANDFGGTMLEENVVRAAGAAYRVPQSEILRVIRDAGFVPAQRTTDYRIIRTF from the coding sequence TTGGCTAGCCCGGAGAAACTGCTTGCCAGGGCGGTGGCCGGCGAGCGCCTTTCCGAGACGGAGGGGGTGCAGCTCTACTACGAAACCGACCTGTTGAGCCTCGGCCGTGCGGCGGACCTCATCCGGCGGCGGCTGCATCCTGAGGGCTACGTCACCTTCGTCATCGACCGGAATATCAACTATACGAACGTCTGCCAGTCGGGCTGTCTTTTCTGCGCCTTTTACCGGCGCGAAGACGACCCGGACGCATACGTCCTGAGCCACGACGAGATAATGAGGAAGATTGAGGAACTCGTGGCGCAGGGAGGGACGCAGGTGCTCATTCAGGGGGGCCTGCACCCGCGCCTGAACCTCGCCTACTTCACCAGCCTTTTCCGAGCGATCAAGGCGCGCTTCCCCGTGCACATCCACTCCCTCTCGCCGCCGGAAATCGTTCACCTTGCCCGGCTGGAAGGCTTACCGGTGCGTGAGGTGCTGGAGCGGCTTAAAGAGGCGGGCCTTGACTCCCTGCCGGGAGGGGGAGCGGAGATCCTGGTAAACAGGGTGCGCCGGGTGATTAGCCCCCGGAAGATAAGCTGGCAGGAGTGGGCGGCGGTGATGGTAACCGCCGCCAAATTAGGGCTCTTCGCGAGCGCCACGATGATGTTCGGAACCGTGGAAACCCCTGAAGAGCGGGTGCGGCACATTATCCGTATCCGGCAAATCCAGGACCAGACGGGAGGATTTACCGCCTTCATCCCCTGGAGTTACCAGCCGGGGAACACGGCCCTGGGTGGGAGCACGCCGCCTGTGGTCGAATACCTGCGGGTGCTGGCGCTGGCGCGCGTGCTTCTCGACAACGTGCCCAACATCCAGGCTTCCTGGGTGACTCAGGGCGCGCGGGTGGGGCAGGTGGCCCTTGCCTTCGGGGCAAACGACTTTGGCGGCACAATGTTAGAAGAAAATGTGGTGCGGGCGGCGGGTGCCGCCTACCGCGTGCCGCAGAGCGAAATTCTCCGGGTGATCCGGGACGCCGGTTTTGTGCCGGCACAGCGGACGACCGATTACCGGATTATAAGGACGTTCTGA
- a CDS encoding carbohydrate-binding protein, giving the protein MVHHVEYEPHAERIGGLNAAHLPGGVIVEPVPITAGEEITIFYNGELARQGAEQIFLHLGYGAPDNWHRVQDLKMSRTGWGWVKTIEVPFDEERLNFCFRCNRYKWDNNNGLNWSYIIHAGRII; this is encoded by the coding sequence ATGGTTCACCACGTGGAGTACGAACCGCACGCGGAACGCATCGGGGGCCTCAACGCCGCCCACCTTCCCGGCGGCGTGATTGTCGAGCCGGTCCCTATCACTGCCGGGGAGGAGATTACCATCTTCTATAACGGGGAGCTGGCCCGCCAAGGTGCGGAACAGATTTTCCTGCACCTCGGCTACGGCGCGCCCGATAACTGGCACCGGGTTCAGGATCTAAAAATGTCCCGGACGGGCTGGGGCTGGGTAAAAACGATTGAGGTTCCCTTTGACGAGGAACGGCTCAACTTCTGCTTCCGGTGCAACCGTTACAAGTGGGATAATAACAACGGCCTTAACTGGAGTTACATCATTCACGCCGGCAGGATCATTTGA
- a CDS encoding menaquinone biosynthetic enzyme MqnA/MqnD family protein, with translation MPVRLGQVDYLNCLPVYYPLEKKLVPCSVPLEIVKGVPAFLNRLFIEGRLDVTPLSSIEYARRPDETIILPGLSVSADGRVESIMLFSRRPPLELEGCTVALTGSSATSVALVRILFAYHYQVEASFTVRPPDLEAMLREAEAALLIGDDALVAATRVREQGLPLRVIDLGAAWKEFTGEMMVYALWTVRREFAVNHPEETAALVQTLAAAKAEGTRRVGELVREARRTTGLPEEVLKDYFGLIRHDFDEKYRRGLLRFYDYAYKLGLIEERVNTLHIWGETVG, from the coding sequence ATGCCGGTCCGGCTGGGGCAGGTCGATTACCTCAATTGCCTCCCTGTTTACTACCCACTCGAGAAAAAGTTAGTTCCCTGTAGTGTTCCCCTGGAGATCGTTAAGGGGGTGCCCGCGTTTCTCAACCGGCTCTTTATCGAGGGTCGGCTTGACGTGACGCCCCTTTCTTCCATCGAGTACGCGCGGCGGCCCGACGAAACAATCATCCTGCCGGGATTGTCGGTGAGCGCGGACGGGCGGGTGGAAAGCATCATGCTCTTCAGCCGCCGGCCGCCGCTGGAACTGGAAGGGTGCACGGTTGCGCTTACGGGCTCTTCGGCTACTTCGGTGGCGCTGGTCCGGATCCTTTTTGCCTACCACTACCAGGTAGAGGCGAGTTTCACCGTCCGGCCGCCGGACCTAGAGGCTATGCTCCGGGAAGCGGAAGCCGCCCTCCTTATCGGCGACGATGCGCTGGTGGCCGCCACGCGGGTGCGGGAGCAGGGCCTGCCCTTGCGGGTTATTGATCTGGGCGCCGCCTGGAAGGAGTTTACCGGGGAAATGATGGTTTACGCCCTCTGGACGGTCCGGCGGGAGTTCGCCGTGAACCACCCGGAAGAGACGGCGGCGCTGGTGCAGACCCTTGCGGCGGCGAAAGCTGAGGGCACGCGGCGCGTCGGGGAACTTGTCCGGGAGGCCAGGCGGACGACCGGTTTGCCGGAAGAAGTGCTAAAGGATTATTTCGGCCTGATAAGGCACGATTTTGACGAAAAATACCGGCGGGGCCTCTTGCGTTTTTACGATTATGCCTATAAGCTGGGGCTGATTGAGGAACGGGTGAACACGCTCCACATCTGGGGGGAGACCGTTGGCTAG
- a CDS encoding glycosyltransferase family 4 protein yields MRVAMLSWEFPPKTVGGLAQHVYDLTAALSGRGVEVLVFTCGAPGVPEIEEVNGAKVYRVHPYTPGTPDFVTWVMQLNVALLERAFPAIERARGVNVVHAHDWLVAWAARALKHGLRVPLVATIHATEFGRHNGLHNDLQRFISSIEWWLCYEAWKVIVCSRHMEGELKYIFQVPQDKLAVIPNGVNPENYLVRQAHPPRDWFAAPDEKIVFYIGRLVREKGVHILLAAAPLVLARHPQTKFVIAGKGPYEHELRQFAERLGIAHRVYFTGYVDDATRNALYSWAAVAVFPSLYEPFGIVALEAMAAKVPVVVTDAGGLGEIVQDGVDGLKCPPDNPQALADKIVALLGNPDLAEALRTRAYQKTLRDYNWGDIARRTRAVYEAVWHERRRIDWPDPFAVRPRPAGKVYQFLGRYA; encoded by the coding sequence ATGCGGGTGGCGATGCTTTCGTGGGAGTTCCCCCCGAAAACGGTGGGGGGATTAGCACAGCACGTCTATGATTTAACCGCGGCGCTTTCCGGCCGGGGCGTTGAGGTTTTGGTCTTTACCTGCGGTGCGCCGGGGGTGCCGGAAATTGAAGAAGTAAACGGGGCAAAGGTTTACCGGGTCCATCCCTACACGCCGGGGACTCCGGACTTCGTTACCTGGGTCATGCAGCTTAACGTGGCCCTTCTCGAGCGGGCCTTCCCCGCCATCGAGCGGGCGCGGGGCGTGAACGTGGTGCACGCCCACGACTGGCTCGTGGCCTGGGCGGCGCGGGCGCTCAAGCACGGACTGCGCGTGCCGTTGGTGGCCACGATCCACGCAACGGAATTCGGCCGGCACAACGGACTGCACAACGACCTGCAACGCTTCATCAGCAGCATCGAATGGTGGCTCTGCTACGAAGCCTGGAAGGTGATTGTCTGCAGCCGCCACATGGAGGGCGAGCTCAAGTACATCTTCCAGGTGCCGCAGGACAAACTTGCGGTCATCCCTAACGGCGTAAACCCGGAAAATTACTTGGTGCGGCAGGCCCATCCGCCGCGCGATTGGTTTGCCGCACCGGACGAGAAGATCGTCTTTTACATCGGTCGCCTGGTGCGGGAAAAGGGAGTCCACATCCTGCTCGCCGCAGCCCCGCTGGTTCTCGCGCGGCACCCCCAGACGAAGTTTGTGATTGCGGGGAAGGGGCCTTACGAGCACGAGCTCCGGCAGTTTGCGGAGCGGTTAGGCATTGCGCACCGCGTCTACTTCACCGGCTACGTTGATGACGCCACCCGCAACGCGCTTTACAGCTGGGCGGCGGTCGCCGTTTTCCCCAGCCTCTACGAGCCTTTCGGCATCGTGGCCCTCGAGGCGATGGCGGCAAAGGTTCCGGTGGTCGTGACCGACGCAGGGGGACTCGGGGAGATTGTGCAGGACGGGGTGGATGGGCTCAAGTGCCCGCCGGATAATCCCCAGGCCCTCGCCGACAAGATTGTTGCGCTGCTTGGCAACCCGGACCTGGCGGAGGCCTTACGGACGCGGGCCTACCAGAAAACCCTCAGGGACTATAACTGGGGTGATATTGCCCGGCGGACCAGGGCCGTCTACGAGGCGGTTTGGCATGAGCGGCGGCGGATCGACTGGCCCGACCCCTTCGCGGTCCGGCCCCGGCCGGCGGGCAAGGTTTATCAGTTTCTGGGACGTTACGCCTGA
- the selA gene encoding L-seryl-tRNA(Sec) selenium transferase, with amino-acid sequence MTPEDKNAALRQLPAVDEVLRFPEVRDLLAVYPRGAVVEAVRGVLGGLRAALLRGESVDLRPEAVAAGVAQAVLPKLRRVVNATGVVLHTNLGRAVLCERALQAIAAAAGGYTNLEFDLNRGKRGERYALVEEILCRLTGAEAALVVNNNAAAVLLALSTLATGREVIVSRGQLVEIGGSFRIPDVMRQSGAILVEVGTTNKTHLSDYRNAITERTALLLHVHMSNYRIVGFTREVSPAELSGLGREHGLPVMSDLGSGTLVDLRRFGLPYEPTVQEIVGAGVDVVTFSGDKLLGGPQAGIIVGRREYIARMKKNPLTRAVRIDKLTLAALEATLREYLDPQEALTTIPTLRLLTRPLEELKALAGRLAGELAAALGPEVAVWVEEGCSEVGGGALPTALPRTACVCLSFPELEAGEAARRLLRAEPPVVTRVERDALVLDLRTIDPAEFPLLTGACRTLLRGGTQ; translated from the coding sequence ATGACGCCCGAGGACAAAAATGCGGCGCTGAGGCAGCTCCCGGCGGTGGACGAGGTGCTCCGCTTCCCGGAAGTGCGCGATCTGCTCGCGGTTTACCCGCGGGGTGCGGTGGTAGAAGCGGTGCGCGGGGTGCTCGGCGGCCTGCGCGCGGCCCTACTGCGCGGTGAGAGTGTGGACCTGCGACCGGAAGCGGTGGCTGCCGGGGTGGCGCAAGCCGTGCTGCCGAAACTGCGGCGGGTGGTTAACGCCACGGGAGTGGTCCTGCATACGAATTTAGGGCGGGCGGTGCTCTGCGAGCGGGCGCTGCAGGCGATTGCAGCGGCAGCGGGCGGCTACACCAATCTCGAGTTCGACCTCAACCGGGGAAAACGGGGCGAGCGCTACGCCCTGGTGGAAGAAATCCTTTGCCGCCTGACCGGCGCTGAGGCGGCCCTGGTAGTAAATAACAACGCCGCGGCAGTGCTCCTCGCCCTGAGCACCCTGGCTACAGGACGGGAGGTTATCGTTTCCCGCGGCCAGTTAGTGGAGATTGGGGGCTCCTTCCGCATTCCGGACGTGATGCGGCAGAGCGGGGCGATTCTCGTCGAGGTCGGGACCACGAACAAGACCCACCTTTCCGACTACCGCAACGCGATTACCGAGCGGACGGCCCTCCTGCTCCACGTGCACATGTCCAACTACCGGATTGTTGGCTTCACCCGCGAGGTCTCGCCTGCAGAACTGAGCGGTCTGGGGCGCGAACACGGCCTTCCCGTTATGTCCGACTTAGGTAGCGGTACACTGGTTGATCTGCGGCGCTTCGGCCTGCCGTACGAGCCGACCGTCCAGGAGATCGTGGGCGCCGGAGTGGACGTAGTCACCTTCAGCGGCGACAAGCTCTTGGGAGGCCCGCAGGCCGGCATCATTGTCGGCCGCCGGGAGTATATTGCGCGGATGAAGAAAAACCCGTTGACCAGGGCGGTGCGAATCGACAAGCTCACCCTGGCGGCGCTGGAGGCTACGTTGCGCGAGTACCTGGACCCGCAGGAGGCCCTTACGACCATCCCGACGTTGCGGCTGCTGACGCGGCCCCTTGAGGAACTTAAAGCGCTTGCCGGGAGGCTTGCCGGTGAGCTGGCGGCGGCGCTCGGCCCGGAGGTTGCCGTCTGGGTTGAAGAGGGTTGCTCCGAGGTGGGCGGGGGCGCGCTGCCGACGGCTTTACCGCGCACGGCGTGCGTGTGTCTCTCCTTCCCGGAGCTTGAGGCCGGGGAGGCCGCCCGGCGGCTCCTCCGGGCGGAGCCGCCGGTGGTGACCCGTGTGGAAAGGGATGCCCTGGTCCTCGACCTGCGCACCATCGACCCGGCCGAATTCCCGCTGCTTACCGGCGCCTGCAGGACGCTGCTGCGGGGTGGTACGCAGTGA